Genomic segment of Mucilaginibacter sabulilitoris:
ATATCTTACCTCGTCCTGAACAGTTTTCACCGCGGCCCTGAAATATTTTACTTTATCTCCCTTAGCCTCTACTTTGAGCTGTTTTATCCGGTCGGCCAGCTCACCTTTAATATTTGTGGCTGTAGGATTAATACTTAACGCCCAGTTAACTATTCCGGCCCAGTCATTGTATTCGCTTATTTGCGCATAGCCCAGCGCGTTGTACCATGAGGGCTGGTTATCATCATCATGACCTGCCGGAATCTGAAAGTCCTCATACTCATATCGCTTTAAACCTGCAGCTTCGGATATGATGGCTTTTGGAACTTTGTTAAAGTATTTAAAATTCAATTTCCGCTGTGCCGAAACAATAATAGCCGTGTATTGGTGAGCGATGGGCTGGTACCATTGAAAATAAACCCCATCACAATATTTACCATTGAATATGGGGTTTCTGCCGGTAATGGTATAAGAATATTCTATCCGGTCGCCTTTTCTGATATCATCAAGGATACATAATGCCGAAAAACTACCTTGATATACAAAGTTGGAAAGATCCTTTTCGTCGGCCAGCACCTTAAAAGATGAGGTTTTGAGCCGGTTTATGGGTTTGTTGTCGCGCCAGATAGTAATATCATGGAAATCAAGCCGCTCAAACGCCGGGTCAAAACTTACTGATATCTGCGAGGCGTTCTGTATACCTGCTTCAGAAACTATTTCTTTTATAAAGTGATGGTAATCTGCTTGTTTTTCTACATGTATCTGTTCTTCAATAAGGGCATAAAAAAAGCCTTTTTCGATACTGCGTGCAGATGGCCTTTGGTTATATGCTTTGTATGTACCAAGCCACGTTGGTTTGGTCGAAATATGAACTGCAGGTGTGCCGGAATTAACAGCCGCGCTGCTAACAAGTAAGCATAAAAAGTAAATTAATAAGGTCAGGTATATTTTCCGCATACAGGGAATGAAAATAAATAAAGAACACGGATTTTCTTTTATTTATTTTAATATTCCTTTAAATGACAAAACCACCTCGTTTTTAGTGAAGTGGCTTTATCTGTTATGTTTAAACAATTATTGCTGACCTAATACAGGGGCAAACTTTTTCATGTAATCTTTTAGTTGTGCCTCCACCTTGTTACTAATATCGGTTTGTTTGCTTCCTTTGGTAAAATCAACTATGCCATTAAGCAACTGCATGCTAATTTGTACATCGCGCATGTTTACATTGTTAGCGTTATCGGTAAGCAAGTGATAATTATAATCAAGCTGATCAGTAACATAGTTATCAATATTGGTTACCAGTCTCTTACCCAATACTACATCATTAAGCTGGAATGCAAGCTGAGCCAGGAATAATTTACGACCTGCAACATCAATATAAGGGGTAATATCCGGCATCTCCTGGTCGTATTTATGCAGCACCTTTAATGCCAGATCATTATGACCTTCATCAATAAGATTTTGCGCCAGATCTATAAACGTAGAGGTCATTACAGGATAAAACATAGATGTTGACTCATGGTCAAGATAACGGGCATTTTTAAAATTGCCAAACTTGAACTTGTTCATGATGTTGTTATACATCACCATTGTGTTTGTTTTACTTAGCTGATCACGTCTGGAAGTATCCTTTTCAAACGGAATTAAGTGGTATGTAAAACCTTCTTTATACAGGTAAGGCTGTAAACCAATCAGGTTTTCGTTGCCTATGGTTGTAGTAAAGCAAATTGGCCTTTTCCAATGGTTGTGAGCTAAAATATCCAGCATAGCCAGGTTATCTTTAGTAACATAGTTTGATGTATATTTCCACTCCATTGTTTTAGTGATCTTGCTTTTCTGATCGGGAGTTACCACCCCGTTCTTTACAACTTCATCAGGATCAATGGTGATTTTGAAATCTTTAGTAGGCAAATAATTGCCCCAATCACCACTTTGATATTGCACCTGTGCTGCACGGTCATCTGACGAGATGAAATCAAAAATTTCCTTTACTTCAACGGGCGCGCCCAATTTACGGTCGTTAAAATAGATCACATCCCTTACGCCTTCTTTGTATTTATCATAAGGCATGGTAATAGGCAATGGTTCCGACTGGTTCATTTTGCCCTGCATCTGGCGTATATACCAATCACCGGTAAACAAACTCAGGTTAACAATACGTACATCGGGCCTTATGCCTTCTACTTCCTGGTCATACCATAAAGAATAGGTGTCATTATCGCCATAAGTAAACAAAATAGCATTAGGCGGGCATGAGATCAGGTAATTGTAAGCCATGTCATGTGCCGTCCATTTGGTTGAACGGTCATGCGCTTTCCACTCTTTGCTGGCAAGTACAACCGGGGCCAGCAATAAGCAAATTGCAGTGGCGCCAATGGCAGCGAACTTAGGATTTAGAAACTTGCGCGCAAACTCGGCAATGGCAATAACGCCCATACCAATCCATATAGCAAAAGCATAAAATGATCCTACATAGGAGTAATCGCGTTCCCTCGGCTGTACAGAGGGTTGGTTCACATACAGTACAATAGCAAGCCCGGTAAAAAAGAACAATAACAGAACTATAAGAGCATCCTTGTTTTTACGGTTGAAGTGATAAAAAGCGCCTATCAGCCCAATAATTAAAGGCAATGCATACAAAGGCGTGTAAGTTGTGCCATTAACCACCGATTTGGGCAGATGCTTGGCGCCGTCGAATATTCCGGTTGTCCAGTTTCCGTCAATACCTTCGGTGTTGGTTTGTCCATCGGCATCGTTATAACGGCCAACAAAGTTCCACATAAAATAGCGCCAGTACATCTGATACATCTGCCAGCTAAACATCCATTTAAGGTTATCTGTAAAAGTTGGCGCCTGACCATCGGGAATACGCAGCCAATCTCTATAAAACTGTACATCCTGCGGTTCGGTACTGTACATACGCGGTAAAGGGGTGGTATGATCATATACCGATTCTATTTTACGGCCGGCATTTTCATATTGTGTTTTACCTTTGCGATAAATGATACTTCCCTCCTTCTGATCGGTAAGTTTTGCATCAAAATACGGCCCATTTAATAATGGAGTTTCACCATATTGAATACGGTTTAAATAACCGTACAACGTAAACGCGTTATCGGGATGTGAGTTATTCAGATCGGGATTTGCGCTGGCTCTGATTGGTATATATGCAAAAGAACCATAACCAAAATATATAAAGGCAACGCACAACAATGCGAGGTTAAGCACGGGTTTCTTTTTACGAATGCTGTATAATATTCCGAATACCAGCGCAACTACAATAAGTAATATAAAGAAAAAGGCACCGCTGCCAAAGCCCATACCCAAGGAGTTTACAAAAAACAGGTCGAAATATGCCGCGAACTTTATGGTATATCCCCTTATGCCATATTGTACCAGGCCAAGTATAACAATACCTGCTAAAAACGCCAGGATGCCATTTCCAACAGTAATATTTTTACTCCTGCGGAAGAAATAAACCATGGCAATTGCCGGAATGGTTAATAAATTAAGCAGGTGTATGCCAATAGATAAACCAATAACGTATGCAATAAAAACCAGCCATTTATCGGCGCCTTTTTCATCAGCATGGGCATCCCATTTTAATATGGCCCAAAATACAATGGCTGTACATAATGAAGATAAGGCAAATACAATGGTTTCAACTGCCGAAAACCAGAAAGTATCGGTATAAGTAAAAGCAAGCGCACCTACTAAACCGGCACCCATAATCAAGATCAGGTTTGATTGTTCAACCTGGTCATCACGCTTGTTCAGCAGCATTTTTTTTGCCAGTGCGGTTATAGTCCAAAACAGGAACATGATGGTAGCCCCGCTTGCAACTGCCGAGCCTAAATTAGTAAAATACGGTACTTTGGTATTATCCCCAAATGAGAGCAGCGAGAACAATTTTCCCAGCATAGCAAATACAGGGTATCCGGGCTGGTGAGCTACCTGCAAACGGTAGGCACATGAAATAAATTCGCCACAATCCCAAAAACTTACGGATGGCTCTAACGTTAAAATGTAGGTAACAGAAGCTATAACAAAGCAAAGCCAGCCTAAAAGATTATTGATTTTTTTGTACTGCATTTAATATAGTATGGTTTTATCGCGCGGGCAAATATCAGGATTTTTATAGCTTAATAAAAAAAATACCCTGCTATCAATCAAATTTAACATTAATTAACTTTTACAATAGTTAATATGTTACAGCCAGGCAAAAGATTAATAATGCACAAGGTTAAATAATAACAATCATAGTGTAACGAAATTTTTATCTTACCATAAATAATACTTATTTTGCTCCGATGCAAAAACTTTACTTTTTTCGCTTTACTAAATTATTCTTATTAGTTGTAACCATCTCGCTTTCAGCGCAGTTGAGTAAAGCACAATCTGTTTATTTACCTAACTCCTACCAGCTTTATCAAAAATTTAATTCAGATATATATAGTAAAAAAAGCTCATTTCATACTTCTTTGCGTCCATTTTTGATCGACAGTGTAATTAATCATACTTATGATTCGGTTATGAACGTTGGCGTTGACACCGCCCGCAAAAGCTGGGTGAGCCGTAAGTTATTTAACGAACACCTGTTTGATGTAAAAACTAAAGACTATACCTTTTATGGTGACTTTCTGGCCGACCTGCAACTTGGGCGTGATTTTAAAGGCCAACGAACAACATATTTAAATGCACGCGGCTTTCAGTTCGGCGGAACCATAGGTGCTAAATTTTCATTTTACACCAGTGGTTTTGAAGATCAGGGTAAATTTCCAACTTATTATAACAACTTAGTTAATACAAATGCTTTTATACCGGGACAGGCTTACGCCCGGCATTACAATGCGTTGGGTCAAAATACTCAAGATTGGTCATACGTTACGGCGCTTATCTCCTACACTCCTATTAAACAGCTAAATATTACTTTAGGTCAGGATAAGATGTTTATTGGCGATGGTTACCGCTCTTTGCTGTTATCAGATTATGCTGCCAATATGCCTTTATTAAAGCTTACCGCCAATCTGGGACCGATACAATATATGATGGCATGGACATATCTTGAAGATCTAAAGGAAAAAAGGTTTGATACCTTTGGCAGCTACCGCCGCAAATGGGCACTGTTTCATTACTTAGACTGGAATGTGAGTAACCGGGTATCATTCGGTTTCTTTAATGCAATGATAACTCCTGAAGCTGATGCACAGGGAAACAGGCGTGGCTTTGACATCAATTTTATTAACCCTATCCTGTTTTCAAGTTCTTTAGGCTCATCAGCATCACCTAAGGATAATGTGTTTATGGGCTTTACCGGTAAGTATAAAATATTTGATAAAACAGCCGTTTATGGTCAGTTATTGCTTGACAGATTTAAGTTCAATAATTTCTTTTCGGGCAATAACCTAGATAATACCAACGGTATACAACTGGGTATCCGGGGTGCCGACATATTCAAGGTTAACCGCCTTAATTACCTTTTTGAGTTTAATACCGTTAAGCCTTATACCTATTCAAGTACGCAACCGCTTGACAGCTACACATTTTTTGGCGATCCGCTGGCTCATCCGTTCGGGGCCAATTTCAGGGAGTTTTTGGGTATCATGAACTACTCTGCCGGCCGGTTTGATTTCCAGTGGCAGCTTGATTATGGCAAATATGGTCTTGACGCCAGCAAAACTGATAATAATGGTAAGATAATTACCAAAGCTTATCCAGCTACGCCTAACCCTACCCCTGTTATTGGCCAGGGTATAAGTACACAACTTTATTATACCGAAGGCACTGTATCATATCTCCTCAATCCCAAATACAACTTACGTTTTGAGATTAGCGGCTTATACCGACAGGAAAAAAATGCCGTGAGCAATAATAAAACTGCAATGATAACCTTTGGCCTTAGAACTGCGTTCAGGAACTTATATCACGATTTTTAAGGGATAAAGAAGTTATAATTTCAAAGCATTAACAATCTGTTTTATCAGTTCTGCCTCAATAAACGGCTTTGTAACAAAACCCGAAAAGCCTTTTTTCGACAATTTTTCAGCTTCTGTTAGCTTGGCGTTGCCACTGATAACTATTACAGGTATTTCATTTAATGGAGCATTTAATTGTCGTATCGCGGCTATAAATTCATGACCATCCATAGTAGGCATCTGGATATCTGTTAATACAATGGTTATTTTTTCCGTGGTCAGTATTTCAAGTGCTTTTTTGGCGTCTGATGCCTGGTGAAATTTGATATTCCACTTACTTGTCATCATTTTCAGGAACATCAGGCTTAATTCATTATCATCAACAGCCAGAATACTAATACCATTAAGTAGCGATAACGGATCGTCTATTTTTTGTTTATCAATAGCAGTATTGATGTTTTTACCTTCATCGTAGGGAATATAGAAACTAAAAGTACTGCCTTTGCCTGCAATGCTTTTTATGCCAATTAATCCTTTTTGCAGCTGAACCAACTGTTTGCAGATATAAAGCCCCAAGCCTGTTCCTGTTTGGCCGCGGGCCGAATTGGTTTGATAATACTTTGAAAAAAGATTTGCCTGCTGCTCCTGACTAATTCCCTGACCTGTATCAACAACATCAACCTTTAAGCGGTTAACGCCATCTGCAATTACAAGCTCCGCGTTAACGGTAACCCCTCCGGTATTAGTATATTTAATGGCGTTACTCAACAAGTTTACCATTATTTGCTTAAGCCTGAAACTGTCGCCCAAAATTAAAGCATCCTTATCCCCTTCAAAATGATAACGAAGGTCAAGTTTCTTTTTGGCAGCGCTGAATTCCATACTTTCAATAACCTCTTTCAACACAAAATCGGCATTAAAAGGGTCTTTATTGATCTTAAATTCGCTGCTCTCCATTTTCGCTGCATCAAGGGTGTCATTCAGGGTACGCAACAACATATCAGACGATAACCTGATTGAGCCAAGCATATCGGCCTGCCGCGGGGATAAATTGGTTTGGCTGAATATATACAGGAATCCCTTAATAGCTGTAAGCGGATTACGTATCTCATGACTCATGTGTTGCAGTAAATCCATTTTTTGCTGTGCAATGGTTACCGCCCGCTCATTTTCCTGCAGTAATAATCTTTCAGACGTTCCGAGTTTTAATATAAATACAATCAGCAAAGCAGCAAATATTAAAACCAGAAAAAGCGCGGCCAGATAAAAGTTGTTTAGCAATTGGGTTGTTTCCTGGTAGCTTTTAAAGGTCATGCCTTTAAATTCGTTGGTTATGCTGTAGTTAATATCCTTTACATCATTTATAATATTTTCCAATTCATTCCTGATGCTGATATTAAGTGAGATTAACTCTTTTTGTGTAGTCAGTAATTTCTGGTTGCGATCCTGCAACTGTTTCAGTTTTTGGTTATATATATTTTTATCACGATACGCTATTTTTCGCGTAGCCGAATCGACTATGTGATTAGTACGGTTGTGGTTTACTTCAATAATATTGGTTGACGCAGCATTGTTGTTTTTATTGGAAATGGCGTCTTTAATTCTTGCGAAGAAGCCTCTCTTTTTAAGAGGAATACTTTTTTTTACCGTATCAGTTTTAGTTTCGACAGTCTTTTGGGTGAGTGACTTATCAATATTTAACCCAGTTATTTTTTTATTTGAAGCTTCGTTGTAATCGGCATATATAGTAAGCAGGGAATCAAAATTGTGCTTAAGCCCAGACAGCCTTGATGATAATTGTAATTTCTTATTATACAAATACTGCACTTTTTGATGTTGTTTGGCGCTTAAATTCTGAGTATCCGAGTGTTCTTTGAGCAAGGTATCTATCTGGTTAAAAGCCTGAGATAACTTTGTTTTATAAGCCTTGCTTTTTGTATCGTCGGCACTCAATAATGATTCCTGAAAATCATCTTCCGCTTCATGCAGCAATAGCAAGGTTTGTTGCGGTTTTGACTGATCATATTCAACATCATGAGCCAGTTTTGAAAGTTCCTGCAATTTACGAGAGATGGTATTACGTACAAAAAGTGCCGCTATAGCCAGAATAATAACAAATGCCAGAAATGCCAGCAGGATTTTCCTTGAATTTTTTTGAGTATAAGTTGATTTCATTAAAGCGGTTAGCTAAACAAGTATAATGGCGCTATCATTATTAAAATTAAAGGGCAATAATAACATTTATCAAAATTTTAATCATATATTTTAACTTTAAAGTAATAATATATTAAAAATATAAACAATTAAATAAAAAATTACATTATGATAAAAAATGATAGATTCAGGAATAGAAGCACTATGCTGTTATATACAGCGCAGTAAAAGATATGAATAAAAGCCAGATGCTTAGCGAATGTACTTAGGAGGGTAATAAAAAAACCAAATAATTATTTATAATAGTTATATACAGTAAAGAATGTTTAACAGGGCGTTAAACATTCTTTACTATATAATATTTTATTTTCTTTCCAATACGTAGCGCCAAACTACCGCACTTAGTATAGCGCCCAATATTGGTGCAACTATAAACAACCACAACTGGCTAATGGCCGCGCCACCCACCAATAATGCGGGGCCAATGCTGCGGGCAGGATTAACCGATACGCCAGTAACAGGTATGCCCACTATATGTATAAGTACCAAACTTAAACCTATTGACAAACCCGCAAAACCACCATGTATGTTTTTTGTAGAAGTTGAACCAAAAATAACGAGCAGAAATATAAATGTAAAAACAGTTTCAGCAACAAACCCTGATAACAAGTTATAATGCGCCGGTGAAAAAGCATCGTAACCATTTTGTCCTAAACCATTGGCTGCAACGCTATAACCATCTTTACCTGATGCAATAAGCAACAGTATCCCTGCGCCTGCAATGGCTCCCAATACCTGGGCAATAATGTAAATAACAGCCTCACTTGCCTTCATTCTGCCCGATACTACCATTCCGATAGAAATAGCCGGATTAATATGGCAACCTGATATATGGCCAATAGCGTAAGCCATTGCCACAACCGATAAACCAAAAGCGAAAGATATACCCAAAAGGCCAACGCCTGTTGCACCATTGGCCCCGGCAATTACCGCGCTGCCGCAGCCCATTAATACCAGCACAAGCGTACCGAATAGCTCAGCAGTAAATTTTGAAAAGGTGTTTGTTTCCATAGCAATTTAAATTATATAAAAGGATTAGATGAAGTGATATTGCAATGTTGGTTTTTAATTAAGGTGATGAGCCATATTTTAGTCTTATTCTGTTATAGGTGATGTGTTCTTAAATACTGATCAAATAAAATGAGTTTTAAATTGATTGGGGAGTAGTTTCGATAGATAGCCAAATATCATCGACAAAAAGGCAAAAGAATTAGATAGAAATTTCAAAAGGTTAAAACCACTTATCGGTAAATTTTTTAAATGATTCTTTATACTGGTCACTCACCGGTATAAGTGTTTTTCCTACCCGTACAGTGTTCTTGGTAATGGTATCAATTTTATCAAGCGATACTATGAACGAACGGTGCACCCGCATAAATGAATTAGCCGTTAATTTCTCTTCCAGGCTTTTCATGGTTGTAAGCGATTTAATATAGTTGTCGCTATTGGCTACGTAAACTTTTACATAGTCTTTAAATCCTTCAAAATAGAGTATATTCTTTAAATAAACCTTTACCAATTCATATTCAACCCTTAAAAAAATAAAATCATTTTCGGTATAACCAGTCGCGCCAGGAGCTTGTTTAACATGGCTCTCTATGTCGGCCTTTGCTTTATAAGCCGCTTTAATAAAAGCTTCGTAATCAATTGGTTTAAGCAGGTAATCTAATGCATTTACCTTATATCCTTCCAAGGCAAAATGTTCAAAGCCCGTGGTGAAAATAATACGGGGAGCTTCGGGCCCTTTCCGGTTATTAATGATGCGGGCCAGCTCAATACCACTAAGACCAGGCATATTAATATCAAGAAAAACAAGTTTCAGGCTGTTATTTTCAATAGCAATAAGCGCATCGGCAGGGTTCGTATGAAACGATAGCAGGTTCAGAAACGGAGTTTGCACTACAAGACTACGAAGGTGAGAAAGTACCATTTCGTCGTCGTCAACAATCATACAATCTATTGGCATAGGTTTAAGAATAAGCAATAATTCTTAAATACAAAGTAACTATTATCTTATAAATTTTATGGCGGGTTTATCATTTATAACAACTTCATTACAGTTAGCGCGCTAAATGAAATTGATTAATATTTTATTCCCGTCATACAGAGGGCAACAACTTATAAGAATAACAATATATGAATATTATTTGAAACAAATATAAAGTAACACTGTAAATGTTACGTATTGACCAATACCTGTGATACGATTTTAACCCCAAATACCCCTTAAAAAAAGATCCGCCCCTTTTAAAGAAGTGGATCTTTTTGCCGAATATGGTTATGAACGTGTTACCAGAATCTGATATAAATTGCCGACAACAGTATAAGTATTACAGCGATTAGAATAACAGATGAAGGTTTTAGTTTAAACATTGAACTTTCAACCGTGATGGCTTTGGCATTTACTATAGGGCCAGCAAAACTTACGGCCACCATTATAATTACAGTGATCAGGAACGACCAGCTTAATGAAATAAAGAAAGGGATTTCGTATTCGCCTGCGGCATTGCGGAAGGCTGTGTATAGCCATGTTTCATGACCAAGCATGGTAACTGCAAACTCATTAAAAAATACCGATGCACCAAAACCTACCAATATGCCAATAATGGCAGCTTCGGCGGTAGTCCTTTTCCAGAACATACCCAGCAGGAAAGTAGCCAATACACCAGGGCTCACAAAGCTTGAATATTTCTGCACAAAGGTATAGCCACCAGCGCTTCCGATGCCTAAAACGTCATTCCATGTAAATGCCACGGCTATTAACAAACTGAATAAAATGGCGGCCCGACCAGTCCACACCATCTTTCGTTCAGTGGCTTCTGAACTGATGTATTTCTTATAAATATCCAATGTAAAAATGGTAGCGATACTATTTATTTTTCCGGCCAGCGAAGCAACTATGGCAGCAGTTAAAACCGCTAATGACAACCCCTTAAGGCCGGAAGGTAAAAACGATAATATGGCCGAATAAGCGCCATCTTTACCCCCATTACCTAATTGCGGCAAGTGACCGTGCTTGTACAATACAAAGGCAACAATCCCGGGTAGCATAACAATTACCGGCATCAGTATTTTTAACAAACTGGCAAACAAAATACCAGTACGCGCTGTGGTGATATTGGCCCCTAAAGCCCGCTGCGTGATGTATTGATTACACCCCCAGTAATTTAAATTGCTGATCCATTGCCCAGAAACATACATGGCAAAACCAGGTAAAATAAGGTATTTGGTTATGGTTTCTGAAGAAGCACCGGCAGCAGGTTTTTTAAATATTAAATGAAAATGGTCGGGCGCATCTTTCAATAATAAATTAAACCCGGTAAGCACATTGGTTCCGAAACCAAATTTTTCGCTAACAATGGTAAGGGAAAGATAAGTGATGGCCAATCCGCCAACTACCAATACGCCTACCTGTATAACATCGGTGTAACCAACAACACGCATACCGCCCAAAGCTATTATGGCACCAAAAATGGCCAGGCCAATCATAATTTCATGGAAATATTCGCCGCCCAGCAAGCCGTTGATGGCTAAGGCGCCCAGGTATAATATGGCAGTGAGGTTAATAAATATGTATAAAAGCAACCAAAATATCGACATTACCAAAGCCACACCGCTGTTGTACCGGTTTTCCAAAAATTGCGGCATGGTAAATATTTTGTTTTTAATATATACCGGCATAAAAAATACCGCCACTATTATGAGTGCCGCCGCCCCTACCCATTCATATACCGCAACGGCTATGCCCGCAAAAAAACCATCGCCGCTCATGCCAATAAATTGCTCGGCCGAAATATTTGAGGCAATAATAGATGCGCCAATAGCCCACCAGGTAAGTGAACCTTCGGCCAGGAAAAAGCTATGTGAACTGTTGTTGGTCTCGCTCTTTTTTTTACGGTAAATGAAGTAGCCGTAACAAGAAACTATGATAAAGTAGAAGAAAAAGACCAAAATATCGGCCGTAGAAATGTGTTTCAGCATGAGTGTTTTTTTGCAATAGGAAATTTAGGCCGTAAATTTTCGGGGCCGGTTCAATTTTTCAAATCTATAAAATAAAATGAATTGGCAATGCCGCACGAAGATTTGTAAAATCGTGCGGCTATATCTTGGTCAGGGTATTAAATTGTCGCTGTTTAAAACTTCAGTGTCGACGGCAGGTATTTGGCAACCAGATCTTCATAATAAGGGCGCAGTTTTTTCCAATCTGGCGGAACCGGGCTTTTTGAATAAAGATCATATGGGTTAAACAACGCTACCGATTTAAACAACTGATGGTCATGCGGAGTCATCAGGTGACTGTAGGCATTTTCACGGTGCTGCGGGTAAAAAGAATGATAACGCAGCATGTACAGCCCCTGTTCGGGCAGGTATGGTTTCATCATGTGATAAACATATTCATCATGCCCCCAGGTCATATGTACATTCTCTAAGCCGCAATTAGGCTCATAAACACCGTATTTAGTATTATAACGCGGATCATAAGTATCTTTGTTATCCTTAAAATATTCAGAATAAACTATTTTATCAGAAAAAGCGCAGCCTACGGGATAGCTGTCACCAACAACGGCCCATTGTGGTTCACCAAAAAGGCAAAGTACTTTACCCATATCATGGAATAAACCAACAAGTACCATCCAATCGGGTCTGCCATCGGCACGAATAGCTTCTGAAGTTTGCAGCAGGTGTTGCAGTTGGTCAAGATCCGTATCCGGATCTGAGTCATCAACTAATTGGTTGAGAAAATCAAAGGCATCCCATACAGACATTTCCTTTTTATCAAACGAAAGGTATTGTTCTTTTTTCTGTAGCACAAAATCATAGGTCTGATTGATATGTTGTAAACGGTAAAATTCACGAACAGAATCTTTTGTTGTTGCTTCGTAGTTACGATATGCTTCTGTATCGCGACCGGCTGCAATGGAATCGGCATCCGGATAACGAACTAATAAATCGTCTTCCCATTCTTCTATTGAATCCAAAGGGCCTTGATCTGGTGCTCCGTTAATCTTGCTCATAATATTAAAATTTAAAAGGAAATATAATTGGTAAACAATCCTTTATGACTAATTTTCATAGCTGTTCAATACAAATTTCCTTATTTTAATAATTAAATTCATCAAAACAGCCCAATTTATTTGCTTAAACGTTTACCTAAAAATAAAGAAGCTTAATTGGTATGCTTTACGCTATTGTTTAAGTTTAAAAGCTCTATTTTTTATTATCTTGCTCAACTTTTGAAGTTATTTCATAAACCTGTATAAACTATAAACATTTATATTTAGCTAAAAAAATAAACGCAATCGATTACTGAATTTTGAAGCCATTTCCATACCGATGACCGACGGAACAAAAAGTAATAAAGTAAACATGAAAACACTTGCCAAAGTGTTGAATGTATCTATTGCGACAATATCAAAAGCGCTGAGAGACAGTCATGATATAGGTGATGAAACAAAACAAAGGGTAATTGAAACGGCAAGATTGTTGCACTATGTACCTAATCCCTACGCCAGCAGCCTGCGAAAACGCTCAAGTAATACCATAGCCATCATCATTCCGGAAATTGCAGATAGCTATTTTAGCCAGGCTATTAATGGTATTGAAAGCATCGTTGATCAGGAGAAATATCATGCGTTGATATATTTAACACATGATAGCTATGAGCGGGAGGCTCAAATGTTCAAT
This window contains:
- the aqpZ gene encoding aquaporin Z, which translates into the protein METNTFSKFTAELFGTLVLVLMGCGSAVIAGANGATGVGLLGISFAFGLSVVAMAYAIGHISGCHINPAISIGMVVSGRMKASEAVIYIIAQVLGAIAGAGILLLIASGKDGYSVAANGLGQNGYDAFSPAHYNLLSGFVAETVFTFIFLLVIFGSTSTKNIHGGFAGLSIGLSLVLIHIVGIPVTGVSVNPARSIGPALLVGGAAISQLWLFIVAPILGAILSAVVWRYVLERK
- a CDS encoding hybrid sensor histidine kinase/response regulator, whose translation is MKSTYTQKNSRKILLAFLAFVIILAIAALFVRNTISRKLQELSKLAHDVEYDQSKPQQTLLLLHEAEDDFQESLLSADDTKSKAYKTKLSQAFNQIDTLLKEHSDTQNLSAKQHQKVQYLYNKKLQLSSRLSGLKHNFDSLLTIYADYNEASNKKITGLNIDKSLTQKTVETKTDTVKKSIPLKKRGFFARIKDAISNKNNNAASTNIIEVNHNRTNHIVDSATRKIAYRDKNIYNQKLKQLQDRNQKLLTTQKELISLNISIRNELENIINDVKDINYSITNEFKGMTFKSYQETTQLLNNFYLAALFLVLIFAALLIVFILKLGTSERLLLQENERAVTIAQQKMDLLQHMSHEIRNPLTAIKGFLYIFSQTNLSPRQADMLGSIRLSSDMLLRTLNDTLDAAKMESSEFKINKDPFNADFVLKEVIESMEFSAAKKKLDLRYHFEGDKDALILGDSFRLKQIMVNLLSNAIKYTNTGGVTVNAELVIADGVNRLKVDVVDTGQGISQEQQANLFSKYYQTNSARGQTGTGLGLYICKQLVQLQKGLIGIKSIAGKGSTFSFYIPYDEGKNINTAIDKQKIDDPLSLLNGISILAVDDNELSLMFLKMMTSKWNIKFHQASDAKKALEILTTEKITIVLTDIQMPTMDGHEFIAAIRQLNAPLNEIPVIVISGNAKLTEAEKLSKKGFSGFVTKPFIEAELIKQIVNALKL
- a CDS encoding LytR/AlgR family response regulator transcription factor gives rise to the protein MPIDCMIVDDDEMVLSHLRSLVVQTPFLNLLSFHTNPADALIAIENNSLKLVFLDINMPGLSGIELARIINNRKGPEAPRIIFTTGFEHFALEGYKVNALDYLLKPIDYEAFIKAAYKAKADIESHVKQAPGATGYTENDFIFLRVEYELVKVYLKNILYFEGFKDYVKVYVANSDNYIKSLTTMKSLEEKLTANSFMRVHRSFIVSLDKIDTITKNTVRVGKTLIPVSDQYKESFKKFTDKWF
- a CDS encoding sodium:solute symporter family transporter; the protein is MLKHISTADILVFFFYFIIVSCYGYFIYRKKKSETNNSSHSFFLAEGSLTWWAIGASIIASNISAEQFIGMSGDGFFAGIAVAVYEWVGAAALIIVAVFFMPVYIKNKIFTMPQFLENRYNSGVALVMSIFWLLLYIFINLTAILYLGALAINGLLGGEYFHEIMIGLAIFGAIIALGGMRVVGYTDVIQVGVLVVGGLAITYLSLTIVSEKFGFGTNVLTGFNLLLKDAPDHFHLIFKKPAAGASSETITKYLILPGFAMYVSGQWISNLNYWGCNQYITQRALGANITTARTGILFASLLKILMPVIVMLPGIVAFVLYKHGHLPQLGNGGKDGAYSAILSFLPSGLKGLSLAVLTAAIVASLAGKINSIATIFTLDIYKKYISSEATERKMVWTGRAAILFSLLIAVAFTWNDVLGIGSAGGYTFVQKYSSFVSPGVLATFLLGMFWKRTTAEAAIIGILVGFGASVFFNEFAVTMLGHETWLYTAFRNAAGEYEIPFFISLSWSFLITVIIMVAVSFAGPIVNAKAITVESSMFKLKPSSVILIAVILILLSAIYIRFW
- a CDS encoding inositol oxygenase family protein, whose amino-acid sequence is MSKINGAPDQGPLDSIEEWEDDLLVRYPDADSIAAGRDTEAYRNYEATTKDSVREFYRLQHINQTYDFVLQKKEQYLSFDKKEMSVWDAFDFLNQLVDDSDPDTDLDQLQHLLQTSEAIRADGRPDWMVLVGLFHDMGKVLCLFGEPQWAVVGDSYPVGCAFSDKIVYSEYFKDNKDTYDPRYNTKYGVYEPNCGLENVHMTWGHDEYVYHMMKPYLPEQGLYMLRYHSFYPQHRENAYSHLMTPHDHQLFKSVALFNPYDLYSKSPVPPDWKKLRPYYEDLVAKYLPSTLKF